From the genome of Streptomyces sp. NBC_01341, one region includes:
- a CDS encoding ABC transporter substrate-binding protein — protein METEQSGSTGFDAAVDGVFAPTDKLGGTLRLVRTDDFDSLDPGNTYYAYTWNFLRLIGRTLVTFDTAPGKDGQRLVPDLAESLGESSDGGRTWTYRLRPGLLYEDGTPVVAADVKYAIARSNYGTDVLGVGPTYFRHLLGTDYGGPWREPEVDGPVTVETPDDRTLVLKLTEPFAGMDLLATMPSTTPVPKDRDTGIGYRLGPVATGPYRVESYERGKLVVLERNPRWDPETDPVRRQRAERIEVHLGKDPHEVDLMLLSGEAHVDLAGFGVQPAAQERILADPELRANADNPLTGFTWIYCLSSRITPFDNVHCRRAVQFATDKAAMQAAYGGSVGGDIATTILPPTIDGYRPFDRYPVGDDGTGDLDAARAELVLAGMPDGFRTKIAARKDRLKEYRAAEALSAGLARVGIEAEVLDFPSGDYFDRYGGSPEYLREHGIGIIMFGWGADFPDGYGFFQQIVDGRAIKERGNQNMGELDDPEINSLLDQGAVSADPEERAEIWHRIDRLTMDHAVIVPYLYPRSLLYRHPDVRNAFVTGSFGMYDYVALGAR, from the coding sequence ATGGAGACCGAACAGTCGGGCAGCACCGGCTTCGACGCCGCCGTAGACGGCGTGTTCGCCCCCACCGACAAGCTGGGCGGGACCCTCCGCCTGGTGCGCACCGACGACTTCGACTCGCTCGATCCCGGCAACACGTACTACGCCTACACCTGGAACTTCCTGCGCCTGATCGGCCGGACCCTGGTCACCTTCGACACCGCGCCCGGCAAGGACGGCCAGCGGCTGGTCCCCGACCTGGCGGAGTCGCTCGGAGAGAGCTCGGACGGCGGCCGGACCTGGACCTACCGGCTGCGCCCCGGTCTGCTCTACGAGGACGGCACGCCCGTCGTCGCGGCCGACGTCAAGTACGCGATCGCCAGGAGCAACTACGGTACGGACGTGCTGGGCGTCGGCCCCACCTACTTCCGCCACCTGCTGGGCACCGACTACGGCGGCCCCTGGCGCGAACCCGAGGTGGACGGCCCGGTCACCGTGGAGACGCCCGACGACCGCACCCTGGTCCTGAAGCTGACCGAGCCCTTCGCCGGCATGGACCTGCTCGCCACCATGCCGAGCACCACACCCGTCCCGAAGGACCGCGACACCGGCATCGGCTACCGGCTCGGCCCCGTCGCGACCGGCCCGTACCGTGTGGAGTCCTACGAGCGCGGCAAGCTCGTGGTCCTGGAGCGCAACCCGCGCTGGGACCCGGAGACCGACCCCGTACGCCGGCAGCGGGCCGAGCGGATCGAGGTGCACCTGGGCAAGGACCCGCACGAGGTGGACCTCATGCTGCTCTCCGGTGAGGCGCACGTCGACCTCGCGGGCTTCGGGGTGCAGCCCGCGGCCCAGGAGCGCATCCTGGCCGACCCCGAGCTCCGGGCCAACGCGGACAACCCGCTGACCGGCTTCACCTGGATCTACTGCCTGTCCAGCCGGATCACCCCGTTCGACAATGTGCACTGCCGCCGCGCGGTGCAGTTCGCCACGGACAAGGCGGCCATGCAGGCCGCCTACGGGGGGTCCGTGGGCGGGGACATCGCCACCACGATCCTGCCGCCGACCATCGACGGCTACCGGCCCTTCGACCGCTACCCGGTCGGCGACGACGGCACCGGGGACCTCGATGCGGCCCGCGCCGAACTGGTCCTCGCCGGCATGCCGGACGGGTTCCGCACGAAGATCGCCGCCCGCAAGGACCGCCTGAAGGAGTACCGGGCGGCCGAGGCGCTGTCGGCCGGACTGGCCCGCGTCGGCATCGAGGCCGAGGTGCTGGACTTCCCGTCCGGCGACTACTTCGACCGGTACGGCGGCAGCCCCGAGTACCTGCGCGAGCACGGCATCGGGATCATCATGTTCGGCTGGGGGGCGGACTTCCCCGACGGCTACGGCTTCTTCCAGCAGATCGTCGACGGACGCGCCATCAAGGAGCGCGGCAACCAGAACATGGGCGAACTGGACGACCCGGAGATCAACAGCCTCCTCGACCAGGGGGCCGTCAGCGCCGACCCGGAGGAACGCGCGGAGATCTGGCACCGTATCGACCGGCTGACCATGGACCACGCCGTCATCGTGCCCTACCTCTACCCGCGCTCCCTGCTCTACCGCCACCCGGACGTCCGCAACGCGTTCGTCACGGGCTCCTTCGGGATGTACGACTACGTGGCACTGGGCGCGCGCTGA